One window of the Falco biarmicus isolate bFalBia1 chromosome 2, bFalBia1.pri, whole genome shotgun sequence genome contains the following:
- the FZD4 gene encoding frizzled-4 encodes MCQNLGYNVTKMPNLVGHELQADAELQLTTFTPLIQYGCSSQLQFFLCSVYVPMCTEKINIPIGPCGGMCLSVKRRCEPVLKEFGFAWPDSLNCSKFPPQNDHNHMCMEGPGDEEVPLHSKTSLQPGEECHSMGSNSDQYIWVKRSLTCVLKCGYDAGLYSRSTKEFTDIWMAVWASLCFISTAFTVLTFLIDSSRFSYPERPIIFLSMCYNIYSIAYIVRLTVGRERISCDFEEAAEPVLIQEGLKNTGCAIIFLLMYFFGMASSIWWVILTLTWFLAAGLKWGHEAIEMHSSYFHIAAWAIPAVKTIVILIMRLVDADELTGLCYVGNQNLDALTGFVVAPLFTYLVIGTLFIAAGLVALFKIRSNLQKDGTKTDKLERLMVKIGVFSVLYTVPATCVIACYFYEISNWAVFRYSADDSNMAVEMLKIFMSLLVGITSGMWIWSAKTLHTWQRCSNRLVNSGKVKREKRADGWVKPGKGNETVV; translated from the exons ATGTGCCAGAACCTGGGCTACAATGTCACCAAGATGCCCAACCTGGTGGGACACGAGCTGCAGGCGGACGCGGAGCTGCAGCTCACCACCTTCACCCCCCTCATCCAGTACGgctgctccagccagctccag TTCTTCCTTTGTTCCGTCTATGTCCCGATGTGCACAGAGAAGATTAACATCCCCATCGGTCCCTGCGGTGGCATGTGCCTCTCTGTCAAAAGACGATGCGAACCCGTTTTAAAAGAATTCGGCTTTGCCTGGCCAGACAGTCTAAACTGCAGCAAGTTCCCACCCCAGAATGATCACAACCACATGTGCATGGAGGGCCCAGGAGACGAAGAGGTTCCCCTTCATAGCAAGACCTCCTTGCAGCCGGGAGAAGAGTGCCACAGCATGGGATCTAACTCGGATCAGTACATCTGGGTGAAGAGGAGCTTGACCTGTGTCCTGAAATGCGGCTACGACGCTGGTCTCTACAGCAGGTCAACTAAGGAATTCACGGATATCTGGATGGCCGTGTGGGCCAGTCTGTGCTTCATCTCGACTGCCTTCACAGTCCTGACCTTCCTGATTGATTCATCCAGATTTTCCTACCCGGAGCGCCCAATCATATTTTTGAGCATGTGCTACAATATTTATAGCATTGCTTATATTGTGAGGCTAACTGTGGGCCGGGAAAGGATATCCTGTGATTTTGAAGAGGCAGCAGAACCTGTTCTTATCCAAGAAGGTCTTAAGAACACAGGATGTGCTATAATTTTCttgctgatgtattttttcGGGATGGCTAGCTCCATCTGGTGGGTTATTCTGACACTGACGTGGTTTCTGGCCGCAGGACTCAAGTGGGGCCACGAAGCCATAGAGATGCACAGCTCTTATTTCCATATCGCAGCCTGGGCTATCCCCGCGGTGAAGACCATCGTCATTTTGATTATGAGACTAGTAGATGCAGATGAGCTCACCGGTCTGTGCTACGTCGGGAACCAGAACCTAGATGCGCTGACGGGCTTTGTCGTCGCTCCGCTTTTTACCTACCTGGTCATCGGGACTTTATTCATTGCAGCGGGACTCGTGGCCTTATTTAAAATCAGGTCTAATCTCCAGAAAGATGGAACTAAAACTGACAAACTGGAAAGGCTGATGGTCAAAATCGGTGTCTTTTCAGTGCTGTACACCGTCCCAGCAACGTGTGTCATTGCCTGTTATTTCTACGAAATCTCCAACTGGGCCGTTTTCCGCTATTCGGCAGATGATTCCAATATGGCAGTGGAGATGCTTAAAATCTTCATGTCCCTCCTAGTGGGTATTACATCAGGTATGTGGATCTGGTCAGCCAAAACTCTGCACACGTGGCAGAGGTGCTCAAACAGACTGGTGAACTCAGGGAAAGTGAAACGGGAGAAGAGAGCAGATGGTTGGGTGAAACCTGGGAAAGGGAACGAGACCGTGGTATGA